The Microbacterium sp. zg-Y1090 sequence GCGCATCGAGCTGCCGCAGGGCGTAGGCCTGAGTCCGCGCGATGGTCCCCGCCGACGACTGCAGCTTGGACCACGTCACCTCCGACACTCGCCCGACCCGCTCGCGTACGACCATGGCCTCGTCGAGAAGGAACTCGACGCCGATCATGTCGGCGAACACCGCATCCTTCTGCGCACGCAGGATGTCATCGACCTTGGCGTCGATCTTCGCCAGGTACTCGGTGATCTCCTCCATGGTCTGCTGCATCGCATACTGCGCCATGAGGCCTCCGACGCCCGCGAGAAGCGCAGGGTTGGTGAGCATGGCACCTGGCTTGGCGACGAACTGCAAGCTCTTCGCGAACTGCCCGTTGGGCGCTCGCGTGGTGGCGTGAACGAAGTTCGTTGTCGAGTTCCGCACCAGGGGCAGGTGCTGCACAGCCCGTGCGGACTCGTCCGTCAGCTTCATCCAGCGCCCGGCGTTCGCGGAGACTCCGGATGCCGCCTGCAGCACCGCACCACCTTGGGCGCTGAGGGACGAGAGCCGACGAAGGTCGAGTTCCCGCGAGGCCACCCCGGTCGAGGCGAAGAATCGATCGACCGCGGCGGGCGGACCGATGACCGCCAGTCCATCGCCGTCGACGATGAGTTCGATGTCGAGGCCGCCGGTGCCGTCGGAAGGTTCGAGGTGTTCCGGGGTGATGGTCATGGTCGTGGCATCCTCAGTTCCTGCGTCGGGTGGTCATGAGGCGAATTCGAAGGTCAGCGTCGCATCGGGGTCGATGCCCTGGATGATGCCCGTGTAGTACGCCTCAGCTTGATCGCGCAGTATCTCGGCGTGGTCTTCGATGTACGTCTGCTGGTTCTCTTCGCTGAGGATGTTGTTGATCATCTCGGTCACCTCGACTTCTTCGGTCAGGAAGCTGAGGGGGCCGTTGCTCTCGATGGCGTCTTCGAAGCGGGGGTCGTCGTACCCGATGAAGATGAATTCCGGGATGGACACCACGTAGGATCCTTCGCCGTCGCCGGCTGCTTCGATCGTCGCGTGTGAGCCGTCGATGCCCACTTGAGCGGTGAAGGCGTACTGGATAATCGTCGTCCGATCGCCCGCCGGCGCCGGAATACCCAGAATGCTGCCGTCGGCTTCCTGTCGGGAAATTCCCTGGATGCTGAGCGCCAGGAGCGCCACCTTCTCCTGGCGTTGCACCGACTGGTAGATCTGCGAATCGCTGGTCTGTGCGGCGGCGAACAGCCCACTGGACACGAAGCCGATGACAGTGGCCAACACGACGAGAAGCAGAACGAGGACGACACCGAGAGCTCTGCGGAGCGGCCCTTTTCTTCTGCGTGATTTTGGCGCGCGCGACGTCGGCGTAGACGTAATGGTCATGCGATGTATTCCCCCCCAGGATGCCTGCAACAGTGCAGACGTTGTCAATCTATACGCTCTCGGGGACACCGCTGTGAAGGGAGCCCTGGCATAAATTCATGGAGCGCTTCGGACTGCGGCCCGATGGCGCCTGCGCGATCGCGGGACACGCGGAAACAAGCTGGTCAAGGTGAGGTTTGGGGGCAATGAGGACACCTGTTACGGTCCATCTCATGTCGAACTTTGAAGATGCAATGGCGGACCTTCGTGGTCGGCGAATCGCGATCACCGACGCGCCTGGAGTTGTTCCGTCCGCGCCGGGGCTCTACGCCATCTACGGCGATAAGGAGGCCTGGAACGAGCTGCGGATGACCCCGCATGTCGACAGCCCGCTGTATATCGGGAAAGCCGAGGACAGTCTGGCTCGCCGCGAATTACAGGGGCACTTCGCTGTCAATAGATCTGTTCGTGCGCAGACCGGCAGCAGCACGGTACGCCGGTCCTTCGCGGCGCTTCTACGAGAAACGTTGGGCCTGCGAGGGATTCCGCGCAATCCCGATAAGCCGGCGCACTTCAGCAACTACGGCCTTTCCCGCGAACATGACGATTTACTGACCGCGTGGATGCACCGCCACCTCGCCATCGCAGTGTGGCCCGCGTCGCGAGTGCTCGACGAACCGCTCGCAGATATCGAGCGCGCCATCATCCGACGATGGACCCCACCACTCAACCTGTCCGGGAACCCGCACCCCGCGCCGGGACTCAGCGCTGCTCGCGCGCGCCTGGCTGCGGAAGCGAGAGCCTGGGGCGCGTCCGACGCCGCGGTGTAGACGCCGGATTCAGCGCTGCGCCCCCGGGGCTTCACGCGCGGGATGGCACGTTCCCCATCTCGACGCGCTCCGAAGAGGTCGAACCGGAAGCGCGAGCACACCGAGTGCAGCGACGCGCCCTTCACTCCTCAGGGCCACCGCTGGATCAGCATGCTCCACGGGAGCAGCATCACGACGGATACCAGGCGTGCGGTGCTGTGCAGTGAAGGTGTGCACGCCGCAACTCCATCGGGCCGAATGGGACCCTGCAGTGTCGCGGCGCCCGCCGTGAAGGGGAGGATCCCACCGATGACGGAGCATGACCGCGAGCCAAATAGGCTGGCGGGATGTCGCGCGCTCGCGGGTTCGGCGTGCTCTGGAGCGCGAACGCTCTGTCGAACCTGGCCGATGGTCTCGCCTTCGTGTCGATGCCGCTGCTCGCGGCATCCATGACCGACGATCCGCGCCTGGTCGCAGGGCTGGCCACGCTCTACGCGCTGGTGCGTCTGCTGGTCGCGCTGCCGATCGGGGTCTGGGTCGACCGGCGGGACCGCCGCACCCTCCTCGTCGCGGCGAACTTGCTGCGAGGCGTTGCGTTGCTCGTTCTGGCGCTCACCGTTCAGTTCGGGGTCTCATCGCTGGTGGTCCTGTACGCGGCGATGGCCGTGGTCGGCGCGTTGGAGAGCGCGGCCGACAGCGCTGCCGTGGCCATGCTGCCTTCCCTCGTCGACCGGAAACGCCTCGACTCCGCGAACGGACGGGTCGCGGCCGCGCAGCTGTTCTGCGACGAGTTCGCCGGTCCTCCGCTCGGAGGCCTCCTGTTCGCGCTGGCAGCGGCCGCGCCCGTCTTCGCGATGGGCGGGCTCTGGGCGGCCGCAGGGCTCGTCGCCCTCGCGCTACCGATCCGGCGCTCGCCGCAGCCGCAGCCTGACGCCGAGCCCGCCCGGCGCTCGGTCTACGCCGAGGCGCGAGAAGGGATCGCCTGGCTCGCGCGGCACCGAGTCGTCGGCATCCTCGCGCTTATCGGAGCACTCGCGAGCGTCGGCTACATGCTGCCCTTCTCGATCCTCGTCCTGTTCGCCGAGGAGCGGCTCGGGCTGAACGGCACCGGCTACGGACTGCTGCTCGCCTTCTCTGCGCTCGGCGGGCTGCTCGGCTCGTTCCTCGCGCCCGGCTGCGCACGTGGCTGGGATACCGGTGGACGATCGCGGCCAGCCTGTTGCTCGGGGCGCTGACTCTCGGCGGTCTCGCCGTCGCGATAGATCCGATCCTCGCCGGCGTGCTGTTGGCGCTGTACATCCTGCACGCGATCGTCTGGAGCATCTGCGCACTCTCGCTGCGGCAGCGGCTCGTGCCCGACGCCCTGCTCGGACGGGTCGGCGGCGCCGCGCGCGTGCTCGGTCTGCTGGGGCTGGCCGCCGGCTCCGCGGTGGGCGGCATGCTCGGGGCGATCGACCTGACGATTCCCGTTGCCGGGGGAGCGGTGGTGTTCGGGGGATGCTGCCTGCTCGCGGTGACCGCGCTGCGCGGCGAGCTCGCGCCCGACGAGCACACTGCCGTCGCGATTGACGAGGTGGATGCCGAGATCCGGTAGGTGCATTGCTTGGCGCCCTACCTTCGGTCGGCTAGCCGTCTCGGTCGTCAGCGCGTCGGCCATACCGTGCGAGCAGGTGCCACACCTTCTTAAGGGATTGCGCGGGGTGGAGTCCTGAACGGGCGGCGGCCCCGATGACGTCGGGCGTCAACTCATCCGCGAGGGATGCCGCGAGAGCTGCGTACTGCGGCCCTCGGTATGCGGGGTCAAGCGCGCCGGTCGTGACGCGGAAGCCGGGATGGAAGTCAACCTCGGAAAGGCGCGCCGCTGCCGCATGAACGGCCGTTCCTCGATAACAGGGGTCGAGAACGATCGCCTCGACATCGTTTGCGAAGGTGACGCCGCCGTGGACGTGCGCCTCGACATAGCGATCCAATGGTTCGAGGTCTTCGGACAGCATCCGCTCGGCGAGCGCCGGCAGTTCATCCACACCAGCGATCCGGTCCGGTTCGAACACCGAATCGGGGTAACAGAAAGTCGCTCGTTCAGACGCCTCGGGCCCAAGGCGGAGGAACGCTGAGCCGAATCGCGGAGCGGCTCCGTGCATGTCTCCGAGGTCGACCGCGCCGTACACCGGGCGAGCGTCAGCGGGTGTCGTGTCGTATCGGCCGTTGAAGAGCCGGCTTTCCCAGCGCCAGCGGTCGCCGCCGGGATGAGCGGTGAGGCCTCCGTTGGACGTGCCGGTCTCGAACTGAGAGAGGTACCGACCGCTCGACGCCATGGCGTCGAGGACTGTTGCGCCGCGATAAGGCCAGTCCGGATGGAAATGGAGGAGCACTCTCGTGGGCACGGGGCGAGAGTAGCAAGAGCCCCGTTGCGCGCGGCGGGTGGGTGCATGGCGGCTATCAGGAGACCGCCGGTGCTCCGCTCGCCGTCGCAAACCGACCTGCCAGCTGTGCGAACGCCTCACCCAGCTCGCGCGGCTCCACCGCCTCGATGTCCGCGTCGAACCGCCCCAGCGACGCCGCGAGCGCCACCCACGACCACGACCCCGCCGTGTACCGGCAACGGTCCGGTCCCAGTGCCTCCACCACGCCGTCCCCGGCGAACGGGAGCACCGCCTCGGCGGGCAGATGGAGTACCACCGTCCCCACGCACGGCCACCCGGAGCCGTCCTCCGACCCCATGAACCGCCCAGCTACGAACGCCGCGGCATCCCCGCCGGGAATCTCGCGCGGTGCGAACGCCAGCCGCGTCAGCGCGCGCGGCGTGATGCGATCGGCGCGGAAGAGGCGCCAGTCCTCGACGTCGAGGTCCCACGCCACGAGGTACCAGCGGCCCTGTGACGCGACGAGGTGGTGCGGCTCCACCCGCCGCGGCCGCGCCACATCGGCATCCGGCCCCAAACCACCGGACGCGCCCGGGGTCGCGTAGTCGAACCGCAGCACCTCATGCGCGCGGACGGCGCTCGACAGCGCGATGAGCACCTCGGGCGACGCGGATGCCGCGGGGCCGTCGCCGGGGCGGGGCACGGTGGTGAAGGCGATGGCATCCAGGCGCTGGCGCACCCGCGACGGCATCACCTGCCGCACGGTGGTGAGTGCCCGCAGCGCGGCCTCTTCGATGCCCGCTCCGGCCACGGTCGCCGCCTGCAGCGCGACGGCCAGCGCCACGACCTGGTCGTCGTCGAACAGCAAGGGCGGCAGCTCACTGCCGGCATCCAGTCGGTATCCGCCGTCGGGGCCCATGGTCGCCTCGATGCGGTAGCCCATCTCGCGCAGCCGGTCGACGTCGCGGCGCACCGTGCGGTGACTGATCTGCAGCCGGTCGGCGAGCACGGCGCCCGGCCAGTCACGCCTGCTCTGCAGCAGCGACAGCAGGTTCAGCAGCCGGGAGGTCGTCGTCATCACGCCTCGACTTTAGGGGGGTGGAGGACCGAAACAGTCCTCTACTGCTGCGACAGTGGGCGCAGCCGGGAGGCACCCGGCATCCGATCGAGGAGCAGACATGAGCATCACCACGACCACCCACCTGAATTTCCGCGGCGACGCCCGCGCGGCCCTGGAGTTCTATCGCTCCGTGTTCGGCGGCGACCTCTCGATCGCCACGTACGGCGATTTCGGGATGCCCGCCGAAGCTCCGGGTGCCTCGAACGTCGTGTTCGGGCAACTCGAGAGCGAGAACGGATTCCGCGTCATGGCCTATGACATCCCGGGCGCGACGGGCGGCTCGGCGGCGACGGCGGGCACGACGCGACGCGAGAACGGCGTCACCCTCACCGACCAGCCGTTCTTCGTCTCGGTGCGCGGCGACGCGCTCGACGAGGTGCAGGGCTACTGGGTGGCCCTCTCGGTCGGCGCCTCGATCGTCGAGCCGCTCGCGGCATCGGCCTGGAGCCCCGGATTCGGCATGCTCACCGACCGCTTCGGCGTGACCTGGATCCTCGACGTCGCCGCCTCAGACAACGGCCACTGACGCTGCGGGAGGCACGCGCGTGCGGTGTGCGTGTCTCCCCGCCGTCAGTCTCCGGAGGCCGCAGCGCGCTGCGACCGCACCCACCCGAGAAACGCCTCGATGGCATTCGCCGCAGCCCGTGCCCGCCCCGACGCGAACAGGCTCGGGTTTCTTGCCGCGCCCACCATACTGAACGCATGAAAGCGGAGCAGGACGGACCCTCCGAACCATCGGACTGGGTTCGTTTGGGACGAGTGGACTGGCGATTCGTCTTCATCGTGGCGGGGCCGTTGTGGTTGCTGGCGTACATCCCCGTTGCCGTTGCTCGCCTCTTCACCGACGTACTCGCATTGCAGCTGCTGCTCGGGTTGGCGGGCTTTCTTGTGTTCGCGGTGGTCACACTGCTTGTGATGTGGGTGAGAACCCCGGGTGTGTGGGCCAACGTTGCCGAACAGAAGCTGCGCTCAGGTCGGAGAACCGTCAACTGGGCAGACCTGTCCACAGCCGAGTTGGTACTCGTCAGCCAGAATCGTCATGGCGGACGCACGCTGCTACTCGTGCTACGCGACGCCGCAGGCACGCGATTCCCGGTCATGCTTCGGCGACGCGAGAAGCTGGCGTTGACGGCTAGTGAGGCCGCTGTGGCCCGCGCGGTCATCGAGGCATCCTCAATCGCCATGCCCCGGGCGAAGGAAGATCCGCGCGGTGACTTCTCCCGTTGGAACTTCCCGTCGAACGTGTCGAAAGCGGATGCAGTGCGCTTGGTCTCCCAGCCGCCGACGAAAGATGAGCTGCTCCCTATCCCGCAGTGAACCGACCGTGCGCGGCTGCGGCGATCGGACGAGGTGGATGCCGCGTAGGCACCTCGGGCTCATTCGGCCGACGCGTCGGCGGCTTCCACCAGCAAGCTGGCGCCGGCGACAGCAACGCCGTCGGACGCACCGACGACATCGACATCGAGGGTGTAGTCACCATCGCCACGGAGGTTGGGGATCCAGATGTCGACGCTGGCGCCGTCATCGGCGGTGGGCTGCAGCCGGGCTCCCAGTCGACTGGCATCCCAATGGGCGCTGACATCCGCACCGCTGAGTGACCAAGTCACCAGCAGCGGCACCCCGGCGATCCCCTCGGCGGCGACATCGACGGTGACGGTGTAACCGAAGGGATCCACGGAGTCGTTCACTTCGACAGCGTCGACCTCCCGCAGGACCGCCGCGAGATGACTTGCCAGCGCGCCGGCGGCTATCGCCCTGTCGTAGGGATCCATGGGGGAGATGTCGTGAGCGGTGGCCGTGGGCATGGGCGACAACGCCATGGCCTCCTCCTTCGTCAGCCGGTACGGTTCCAGACGCTCGTCGTACACCGCCGCGCTCGGCGTCGCCGCCAGGGGATCCGGCAGCGGCACGTCGCTGATCTCTCGGGGACCGTCGAACGCATTTCTCACCGGAAAGTCGAACTCGTGCAGTGTCGATTCGCCGGTGAGGGCGAGGTCGAGGCTGGCGGCATCCTGCGCCTGGCCGGGGCTCGTGCACCCGCTGAGGCCGACGACGGCGATCATTCCGGTGGCGATACCCGCACTGATGACGAGTGTGTTCTTCCGCTGCGGTCCAGTCGGAGTTGTGCTGTTGATGGACACGATCCACCTCCTCTCGAATGAGCGTGACCTGATACGGGCGACGCTAGGCGTGAGGCGCTGACCGCCACATGACATGAAATGCCCATTTCGACGCGTCGTTCGAACCGCTGATGTGGGGATCGACGTGAGCCGGCGGCGGGCATATGTTGGCCGCATGCGGGCCTGGAAACCGCCGCTCTTGCCCCGCGCATGGCGCAGCTCCGATCAGCCGCCGTTCGTCGCGCGGGAAGAGGAACTGGATGCCGTGGTCTCGGTGTGGCCCGACGTGGTGAGCGGGGCGGTGCACTGCGTCTTCGTCACGGGAGAGCCGGGAGTCGGCAAGACCAGGCTCATCGCCGAAGCAGCGACCCGGCTCAGCGCGCACGGTGCCGCCGTCTTCGCAGGCTCGTGCGTCGCCGAGTTCGGTGCGCCGTTCGAGCCGCTCGACGCCCCGTTGCGCAGGCTGCTGGACCTTGTCCGGGGGGCGACGGCGACGGATGCCGCCAGCCGCTTGATACGCCAGGCCATCACGGCGGACCGCGCGGAGCCCGGGCCGGAGGCACGGGACCCGGGCGATCAGCACCGGCTGGCGACGGCGATCGTCGGTCTGCTGAGTGAGGCCGCCGAGAGCCGGCCCATCGTGATCGTCCTGGACGATCTGCACTGGGCCGATGAGGCCGCGCTGCGGCTGCTGCCCAGGATGATCGCCGGACTCGAGGACAGCTCGGTGCTGCTGCTCGGCGGAGTGCGTTCCACGCATCCGGACCGCTCAGCGGTCGTGGACCGGGTCCTGGCGAACCTCTCGTCCTTCGAAGGAGTGCGGCGCATCTCGCTGCAGACGCTGACGCCGGACGAGGTGCTCGCCTATGTGCGCACCCGGTCGACGGCATCCGACGCAGACCTGCTCGAGGTGGCGACGCGACTGCGGTTCTTGACGGGAGGCAACCCCTTTCTGCTGCGCGAGGCGTGGCGCTATGCCGGCGACATCGCCGGCCCCGATGTCGCCGGCATCTCCTTGCCCGAGTCGGTCAACGATCTGCCGTACACGAGGCTGGACACGATCGATCCCGCGCAGCGCCATCTTCTCGAGGCAGCAGCGGTGCTGGGCATGGACGTGGTCTCCGACGAGTTGGCCGCGATCTCCGGGGAACCGGCCGAGACGGTGCTGGATGCGCTCGACCGGGCCCTGGCGGCGGGACTGCTCGAAGCGCCCCATGGTGCAGGCGACGACCTGCGCTTTCCGCACGCGATCGCGCGGCAGGCGGTGCTCGACGGCATTCCCGCGCGAGACCGGCCGGCACTGCACGCACGCGCGGCCGCGATGCTCGAGCAGCGTGCACCCGCCCCCGCCCGGCTGACGCAGCGGCTCGCCTACCACTACGTGCATGCCCTCGACCTGGGCTTTCGGGACGAGGCGGTTTTGTACACGGCTGCGGCGGCGGAGCTCGCGGCATCCAGAATCGCGTACGAAGAGGCGGCGCGACTGTTCGAGCAGGCGGCGGACCTGACCCAGTCGCCGAGCCGGCGCGACGAGCTGCGCCTGGCGGCAGCGCGCAACTGGCTACTGGCGGCCGATTTCGCCCGAGCGCGCGCTCTCGCCGAGCGGGTCTGCGCGCTGGGTACCCGCTCGATCAGCTGCGCGGCGCGATCCAGTACGAAGAAGCGACCTGGCGGCCGGGCATCCACGGTGGGCGGGCGGTGGAGCTGCTGATGGGCGCGCTGGACTTTCCCGCCGAGCCCGGTTCTCGGGGGGAACGGGTGGAGGCGCTCGCGGCGCTCGCGCGGGCGACGTCGTTCTCGGGGCGCCTGGACGAGGCGCGGGTGCGGGCGGCAGAGGCCACTGGGCAAGCTCGCGCGCTCGGTGATGCGCAGCTGCTGTTGCGGGTGCTGCGGACGGCATATCTTCACAGTCTCCGGCCCCAGATCCTCAGAGAGGCGTACGACCATGCCGGCGAGATCTGGACAGTCGGCACCGCGCGTGCGGCCAGCCCGGCGGACATCGGCGAGTGGTTGTATGCCGCCCCCAACTATCGGGCCGCCGCAGCGTACGTCCTCGGCGACAAAGGCGGACTCGAACAGGCCGAGACGGCCCTGATCGCGGCAGCGGCGCGCGGGAAGCTACTGGCAGTACTGGCGCGACTGCGTCGACTACGGCCGCCACTTCATCGCCGGCCGGCTGGAGGCAGCAAGAACCGCATACCGGCGGGCGGCACGAGCCGAAGCGGCGTTCCTGTCGGATGCCGGGTCCAGCGTCGCCGCGCAGCAGCTGTACATGATCAAGCGAGAACTCGGACAGCTCGCGCCCGTGCGAGGGGTCATCACCGGAACCGAATCACCCCACGAGCATTGGGCGCCCGGGCTGCTCGGCCTGTACACGGAGTTCGAGATGAGGCGGCCGGCGGCGAGGATGCTGGCGTGGCTGCTGGATCAGGACGCCGCGGTGCGGCACGAGTCTGCGGAGTGGCCGGCCGTGCTGGCACTGCTCACGGAGGCTGCGGTGTTCCTCGAGGACCGTGACGCGGCGGCGAGGCTGCGACCCCTGATGCTGGAGTACGCCGGTCTGAACCTCATGTCGGGCTACTTCGTCTCGTGCTTCGGTTCGGCGGACCGCTACCTCGGACAGCTCGATGGTCTGCTGGATTCCGGCGACCCGCAGACCTCTTTCGACGCTGCGCTGGCGCTGGACGATCGGCTCGGCGCGGCACTGGATGCCGCCCACACCCGCACGGCCCTGGCCCACTGGCTGATCTCGCGCGATGCCCGTTCGCGGGACGCGCTCGTCCTCGCCGAACGCGTGCGGGCGGATGCCACCGCCGCAGGCTGGGCCCGCGTGCTGCGCGCGGTCGAGCGGGATGCGAGGCTTCGTGGTCGCGCCGACGGGCTGACCCCCCGCGAGATCGAGATCCTCCGTCTGATCGATCAGGGCCTGACCAATCGCGCCATCGCCGCGCAGCTGTTCATCAGCGAGCACACCGTGGCCAACCACATGCGCAGCATCTTCACCAAGACCTCGAGTTCCAACCGATCCCATGCCGTCCGCTACGCCCGGGATGAGGGCCTGATGTGACGGTGCGCACTACTCCGCTTCGATGAGGTGGCCATTGGGCATGACGCGGCCGGCGACTTCGATCACGCTGTCCGCAGGGAGGCCGGCCCGCTCGGCGGCGGCGCGGATCGCCTCTGCCGAGGGCGCCTCGTAGAGACAGTAGGTCTTGGTGCGGTCGAGCGAGAGATAGGAGAACACCCACCGCACATCTTCTTCATCGTTGATGAGGTTGATATCGTCCGCGGCATCCACGGGCAGGGCCACCGGTTCGGCGAAGGTCCGCTCGATGACGAAGTACGGCATGCCATCACCACCTTGGATGTGGGGTCAGGGAGTGCTCGGTGGGGTCAGCCTACTCACGCTGCGGCGGGAGACAAGCAGCACTGTGCCCGGATGGTACCGAGTGGTACCTTCCGTGTTACCGTCGAAGCACGTACTCCAGGAGGGGCTTTCGCATGGCGATGAACCTACGTCTCGACGCTGCGCACGAGGAACTCCTCGACGCGCTCGCTGCTCAGGAGCGGCGCACCAAGACAGAGATCGTGAAGCTTGCGATCGAGGAGCGTGCGGCCAGAGCCGACAAGAGCGCGCGAACTCGCGCCATCTTCCAGCGGATCCTCGACGAGGACGCTGCCCTGCTGGACGCACTGTCGCAGTGACGGATTACCTCGAGCCCACCGACGTTGAAGACCTCATCGAGTTGGTGGATTTCCACCTTCGCGAGAGAAATCTTCTGCTCTCAGCGCTTGCCGCGCCGCTGCCCGTTTTTGGCGAAGAGGTCTATCCAGCGCTCCACGACAAGGCTGCCGCGTTGATGATCGCCATCAATCGCGATCACCCTCTCTCGGACGGGAACAAGCGACTCTCCTGGCTGGTCGCGAAGGCGTTCCTTGCCCTCAACGGGCATCATCTGGCTGCCGACAATATTCGCGACGGTGACGAATTCGTTCGGGCAGTGGCGGACGGTCGGCTGGGGTTCGTAGAAGTGGCCGACTGGATCGACACCCACACAACGAGACTGTAGACGGCTCGCGACGGAGCCCGGCCCGAGCTGGAGCCGGGAGTCGGCACCGGCGGGCACCAGCGGGCACCCCGTCCCTAGACCGCCCCCACCGCCACCCCGCGAGCCTCAGCATTCACCGGCACCCGCACCACCCCAACACCCCGCGTCCGGACCCACACCACCACGACAGCCACAACGATCACGGCCATCGGCACCAACGTCTCCACCGAGGCCACGCCCGCGGAGCGGTCGTAGGCGGTGCCGATGTCCACGCGCAGTGCCACATCGAACACGAAGTTCACCGTGTTGAACATCGCGTGCAGCACGATCGCGATCTCGATACCGCCGGTGCGCCAGGTGATCAGCGACAGCCCCACGGCGAAGACGAGGTACCAGGCGTTCAGCCACACGTCGGTCGAGAGGTGGACGATGGCGAACAGCACGCTCGAGACGACGATGCCGAGCACGAGCCCCGCCCCGGCTCCGCGCGCCCACCCGCCGGCGACGCGGAAGATCAGTCCGCGGAAGCCGTACTCCTCACCTGCGCCCTGCAGCGGCGTGAGCAGGATCGTGGCGAGCAGGAACCACAGCACATCCGTGTGGCTCCAACTGGCCTCGGGCAGCGGTGACCAGTACAGCACGACCGACACGATGCTCCACGCCGGAACCACGAGCAGCAGCGCCTTTGCGAACAGGTCGAACCTGAAGCGTGAGAACACCGAGTGCAGCGACGCGCCCTTCACGCCGTACAGCCACCGCTGGATGAGCATGCTCCACGGGGTCAGCAGCGCCACCGACGCCATCCCCGCCGCGTGCAGCAGCGGCGTATAGGCCGCGCCGCCGTCGTGCTGAACCGAGTTCACCATCACCGCGACAGCGGCGAAGAGGATGTTGAGGAAGAACATCCCGCCGATCAGCAACACGATCGCGAGGATGCCGCGACCGATGCGCCGCTGGTCGCCGGCGAGCACGCGGTGGTATTCGACCCCGGGGGCGAGGGTGTCGGTCTGGGCGGTCATGACGGGGCCTTCTTTCATCGGAATGAGGGTGTGGCATCCACTGGACACCGTGTGCTCACCACAGGGTCAAGCGCGCCCGGCACCGGCCCCGCGTGACGGACCACCGAAGGTGCGCTTCACGAGATCGATGTCGGCCAGCCGGGGCGTGCGGTAGGCGCCGCCCTCGGCGACGTACTCCCCGCCGTGCTTCGTGAGGTGCCGGGCGAACAGCGGGCACACCGGCACGACGGTGACGCCTTGGCGGATGCTGTCGGCGAGCGCCTCGCGCAGCAGCAGCATGCCGAAGCCGCGGCCGCCGTACGCCGGATCGACCTCGGTGTGGAAGAAGATCCGCTCGGCACGTCCCTCCGGCGCGTCGATGAAGTCCGCCCGCCCCGCGACGCGGCCGTCGGCGAACCTCGCGATGTAAC is a genomic window containing:
- a CDS encoding GNAT family N-acetyltransferase — its product is MSQDTTTGTNETATVHLAIGDRISSYIARFADGRVAGRADFIDAPEGRAERIFFHTEVDPAYGGRGFGMLLLREALADSIRQGVTVVPVCPLFARHLTKHGGEYVAEGGAYRTPRLADIDLVKRTFGGPSRGAGAGRA
- a CDS encoding CPBP family intramembrane glutamic endopeptidase, encoding MTAQTDTLAPGVEYHRVLAGDQRRIGRGILAIVLLIGGMFFLNILFAAVAVMVNSVQHDGGAAYTPLLHAAGMASVALLTPWSMLIQRWLYGVKGASLHSVFSRFRFDLFAKALLLVVPAWSIVSVVLYWSPLPEASWSHTDVLWFLLATILLTPLQGAGEEYGFRGLIFRVAGGWARGAGAGLVLGIVVSSVLFAIVHLSTDVWLNAWYLVFAVGLSLITWRTGGIEIAIVLHAMFNTVNFVFDVALRVDIGTAYDRSAGVASVETLVPMAVIVVAVVVVWVRTRGVGVVRVPVNAEARGVAVGAV